The Penaeus chinensis breed Huanghai No. 1 chromosome 39, ASM1920278v2, whole genome shotgun sequence genome has a segment encoding these proteins:
- the LOC125046591 gene encoding glycine-rich cell wall structural protein-like: protein MEGLLVCLMALAPCLSAGGRLSSGRIASSYLPPSKGFSGSRVRSFGGRPSGGSFGSRFSFFGSGGGGSSGSSFGSGGSFGGRPSAGTFSSGSAVGGISSSYLPPSAGSVGAGSSLGSGGGVSFPGGSFGGSFSGGSSGASFGSGSSGSSFGGGSSGGSFSGGSSGGSFGGGSSGLGTYLPPSKRPVGTGSSGGSFGGGSSGGSFGGGSGGGSFGGGSSGGSFGGGSSGGSFGGGSSGGSFGGGSGGLGTYLPPSKRPVGTGSSGGSFGGGSGGGSVGGGSSGGSFGGGSSGGSFGGGSSGGSFGGGSSGGSFGGGSSGGSFGGGSSGGSFGGGSSGGSFGGGSSGGSFGGGSSGGSFGGGSSGGSFGGGSSGGSFGGGSSGGSVGGGSSGGSFGGGSSGGSVGGGSGGGSVGGGSSGGSFGGGSSGGSVGGGSGGGSVGGGSSGLGTYLPPSKRPVGTGSSGGSFSGGSSGGSFGGGSSGGSFGGVLSGSFLPPSISFNGGSSGSSSGGSFGTGSFGGPFGSGSTSGSGGSGSGSGGSEISSSYLPPVGK from the exons ATG GAGGGCCTCCTCGTCTGTCTGATGGCCCTAGCGCCCTGCCTCTCCGCCGGAGGCCGCCTCAGCAGCGGAAGGATCGCCAGCAGCTACCTGCCTCCCTCCAAGGGTTTCTCAGGGTCTAGGGTGAGATCCTTCGGCGGCAGGCCATCTGGGGGATCCTTCGGCAGTAGATTCAGCTTCTTCGGATCAGGCGGTGGAGGATCATCTGGCAGTTCCTTCGGCAGTGGAGGATCCTTCGGCGGCAGGCCATCAGCGGGAACTTTCAGCAGTGGGTCAGCCGTTGGTGGAATTTCGAGCAGTTATCTACCTCCCTCTGCAGGATCCGTCGGAGCAGGCTCAAGCTTAGGATCTGGTGGCGGCGTGTCCTTCCCTGGTGGATCATTTGGAGGATCCTTCAGTGGTGGATCAAGTGGAGCTTCTTTCGGAAGTGGATCATCCGGCAGTTCCTTCGGTGGTGGATCAAGTGGAGGATCCTTCAGTGGCGGATCATCTGGCGGTTCTTTTGGCGGTGGATCAAGTGGACTTGGGACTTACCTGCCTCCCTCCAAAAGACCCGTTGGCACAGGGTCAAGTGGAGGATCCTTTGGTGGTGGATCAAGTGGAGGTTCCTTTGGTGGTGGATCAGGTGGAGGTTCCTTTGGTGGTGGATCAAGTGGAGGTTCCTTTGGTGGTGGATCAAGTGGAGGTTCCTTTGGTGGTGGATCAAGTGGAGGTTCCTTTGGTGGTGGATCAGGTGGACTTGGGACTTACCTGCCTCCTTCCAAAAGACCCGTTGGCACAGGATCAAGTGGAGGATCCTTTGGTGGTGGATCAGGTGGAGGTTCCGTTGGTGGTGGATCAAGTGGAGGATCCTTTGGTGGTGGATCAAGTGGAGGATCCTTTGGTGGTGGATCAAGTGGAGGTTCCTTTGGTGGTGGATCAAGTGGCGGATCCTTTGGTGGTGGATCAAGTGGAGGATCCTTTGGTGGTGGATCAAGTGGAGGATCCTTTGGTGGTGGATCAAGTGGAGGTTCCTTTGGTGGTGGATCAAGTGGAGGATCCTTTGGTGGTGGATCAAGTGGAGGTTCCTTTGGTGGTGGATCAAGTGGAGGATCCTTTGGTGGTGGATCAAGTGGAGGTTCCTTTGGTGGTGGATCAAGTGGAGGTTCCGTTGGTGGTGGATCAAGTGGAGGTTCCTTTGGTGGTGGATCAAGTGGAGGTTCCGTTGGTGGTGGATCAGGTGGAGGTTCCGTTGGTGGTGGATCAAGTGGAGGTTCCTTTGGTGGTGGATCAAGTGGAGGTTCCGTTGGTGGTGGATCAGGTGGAGGTTCCGTTGGTGGTGGATCAAGTGGACTTGGGACTTACCTGCCTCCTTCCAAAAGACCCGTTGGCACAGGATCAAGTGGAGGATCCTTCAGTGGCGGATCATCTGGCGGTTCTTTTGGTGGTGGATCAAGTGGAGGATCTTTCGGCGGTGTCCTTTCTGGCAGCTTCCTTCCGCCTTCCATATCTTTCAATGGTGGATCATCTGGGAGTTCATCTGGTGGATCCTTCGGAACCGGCTCATTTGGAGGACCTTTCGGAAGTGGATCAACTAGCGGCTCCGGTGGATCTGGAAGTGGATCAGGTGGTTCTGAAATCTCTAGCAGTTACCTTCCTCCTGTAGGGAAATAA